Genomic segment of Ewingella sp. CoE-038-23:
AAAGTTTCAAACGGTTCTGGTTTACACGCCAAAATTCGAAGAGTTCACGGTTGCCAAATATATGGGAGACATGACATATCGCTGGCATGTAGACAAGTATGGGAAATCGTTTTACTGCCAACCGTCCCACTGGATGATTCTTCCAGAAAGACCTGTCAATTGAAATTGCACACATTAGCGGCACTAAATCTTAAGGCAAGAGATGGTAGGAGAATAGATTGAAAAACATACTTTTCATCGATGATGATACCACGAACGAATTATTGGTAATTCCATATTCATCAATCAGTTACCTTGTAGATAAGGAAAACGACCAGCAAGGAAAATTCACCTTACTGGTATTAAATAGTGGGAAAACGCAAATGCTCGATATGCCAATAAAAGAAGCTACTGAATTGTTCTTCAAGCATAGTTAAATATCACTTCTTGGTTGTTTCTTATTTCCTTTCAGTCCGTACCGATTGCTTACTAACCAGTAAAATTCTGGGTAAATATCATCGTATTTCTTGAAAAATAACTCAGGCGTATCAAGTCCTTTTTGATTGCTCAGAAATGCGAACGTCAATTCTTGGGCAAGCTTCTGGTGCGGATCGTGATTTTCCATCGAGGTTTCCATGTACGAAGTTAAAAACGTAACCATCATTTTTCTTGATGACGATGACTTCCAAGATCCGAATCTTACGATCGGTTCCGGCGCTTTAAAAGCTGAAGTCGATAAGGCATCTCTTTATGCAGAGGTCATGATTTACAAAAACGTCATGATCAAGAACCGTTACGGCAAAGCCGCAAAATTCCCGTTTACTCCTTCTCTGCCGCAGTAAAACAGCAGTAAAGCCCGGAGTACCGCAGCAGTTCGTTGGGCTTAAAAGTAAAGGCGGTGGATAGCTGGGCATCATCCCAGCACACAACGGCATGCCTACTCATTCCCTTACTCATTGTTCGTGCGTATCCGTGGATGCAGATGAGTGGGCATGGCCGTTGTGTCGGTAGCATAAATGGCAATGCGCGGGGTTCCCTACCCCGGATCTGGTTCGACTCCAGCCGCACGACTCTCTAACAACTCTCCATGCTGTGTGTTTGCCCTCGCGCCCCGAGGGCTTTTTTTTTCCATCGCAAAGAAGCCTGCCATTAGCCGCGGGCGTTTTGTCATGGGCCAAAAAGGAGCTGCTATGCAGATCATCCCCAAATTATCCAGAGAACGCCTCGCGGTTTTGCCTGTGGGTACGCCGCTGCGCATTGGCCGCCAGTTGGTGACCTTTACCGGATGCAAAGCTGGCGCCGTGTTCTACAGCGATCAGGCGGGCGTCGAACAGTCATTCACTGAGCAGATGGTCTGCTCGGTGGCAACCGAGGATGTCAGCGCGCAGATGTGCGACTACTGCGGCAAGTTCCGCGCGCCAGCTGATCTGAAAGTCATCCTCGTTGAGCTGTATCGAGGTTCAAAGTCTCACACGGTCTGCAAAGAGGGCTATTGCGCCTACATGTTGCAGATGCAGAAACGCACTAAGCCAGCGCCAGCCGCGCGCGGCGCCAGAGGTAAAACATCATGGAAATGAATGCAGCGAAAAAAGTGCAGTATCGCCACAAGCTGACTGGCGAAGACGTTCGTGTCTGGCAGCGCGATACATCCGGGTGCGGGGTTTTTATTGCTGTTCTGCTGGCGCTGGCCGCCTGCGTCATGATGCTGGTGAATGCGCCATGGCAGTAACTACAGACCCGAAGGTCACAGAAGACCTGATCCTCTCGCTGTGCATCGCACGCCGAATCTCTCCCGCAGACCTTGAGCGCCTGGCTCTCCGGCTTGCACATCTTGAAGCGTATTTAGACGCACAAACCGAAACGGTGAACCAGCATGACTACCTTTCGTGTCATTGATACCGAGACGACATCCCTTGAGGGCGAGGTTGTAGAGATCGCCAGCGTGGATATCGTCAACGGTCAAATCTGCAACCCGCTGAGCGACTTCGTAAAGCCTTCTGAGCGCATCAGCTTTGAAGCCATGGCGCTGCACCATATTACCGAGAAAATGGTCGCAGACGCCCCGCCGCTCAGCGCAGTGATTGATAAGTACCTCGGCGCTGACATCTACGTGGCGCACAACGCCGCCTTCGACCGCGAGATGCTGCCAATGATTATGGCGCCATGGGTTTGCACGCTGAAACTGGCGCGCAAGCTCTGGCCGGAAGAGCCATCCCACGACAACCAGTATCTCCGGTACCGGTTCGGCTTAGAGCCGGACGTACCAGAAGGACTTTATGCGCACCGCGCTCTTTATGACTGCTACGTTACGGCTACCACCCTGCTTTACATGAACAGCCTAGCGAAGTGGAAAATCTCCGAGATGCGGGATATCACGAACAGCCCTTCTCTGCTGCACATCATGAAATTCGGTAAATACAAAAATAAGACCTTTGCTGATATCGCTGCGAAGGACTCGAGCTATTTCCGCTGGTGTTTATCAAATCTGGAACTCAATGAGGACCAGCAATTTACGATGCGCCACCACATGGGAGCGATGTTCTGATGGGTACTCCAGTACTAATCCTCGGCGACTCAGGCGCGGGCAAGTCCTACAGCCTGCGAAACTTTGATCCGGAAGAATGCCTGTTAATCCAGTGCATACCCAAGCTGCTGCCGTTTCGCTCTAAGGGATGGCGTATCAACGGCCAGCCTGATAGCGATGGCGTGCCTCAGCGCGGGAATGTATTCAGAACCGACGACTGGAACGATGTGCAGGACAAGATCCAGCGCATGGTTCTCTCGAAAACTCGCAAGGTGCTCATCATCGATGACTTTCAGGTCGTCATGCAACACGAAAACATGATGCGCGCCTACCAGACTGGCTACACCAAATTCACTGAGATGGCGGATCACGTCTGGCGAATAATCACGGCAGCCACGCAGCTGCCGGATGACGTGCGGGTTTACTTTCTGGCTCACACGGAAGAGAGCGAAGGCAAAATCCGCATGAAGACCGCCGGGAAGATGCTCAACGAAAAGCTGACGCCGGAGGGTTACTTCTCAATCGTTCTGCGCGCCATCAAGAAGGACGGCAAGCACGTCTTTCTAATCAAGGGTGACGACAACGACACCGCCAAGGCACCACCCGACTTATTCCCTGATCTGTCCGAAATGGACAATGACCTCAAAGCTGTGGACGTCGCGATCTGCGACTTCATGTCTGATTCTTTAGGAGCAACAATCTGATGCAACCAATGAGCTTTAAATTCGACGCAGAAGCCGCCAAGAAAGCAGGCGCTGGCATGGGTATTTCTGAGAATGGCGCTTATGAGGGCGTCATTACCTCAGCTATCTATACCTTCGGTAAAGACGGCAGCCAGTCGCAGGGGCTTGAAATCAGCTTTGATTCGCACGGTGCGAAGGCTAACTATCTGCGTATTAACTTCCTCGGGCGCGACGGCGAGCCAACCTTTGGTATGGGCCTAATCTCCGCCTTGCTGTGGTCGGCAGGCATTAAAGAAGCCGCGGCGGTACAAGTTCAGGGGTCTGACGGCCTTGAATGGCATAACCAGGCGCTGGAGGGCAAAAGCGCCGGACTCGTTCTGCAAAAAACTCTCTACACCAAAACCGACGGCGGCGATGGCTACAAGATGGAAATCCGCCAGGTGTTCAAATGCGGCACGCGCAAGACCTACGCAGAGCACGCGGAAAACTCACCGGCCGAGGCCGTGGATAAGCTGGTCGCCCAGCTGAAAGACCGTGACGAACGTGATCCGAACGCTGCCCCAGCGGGCCAGCGAGCCACAAGCGGGCAGGCTCCATCCAACCCATACGCACAGCAGGCCAACCAATCCACGACGTCACGGTTGCAACAGGCGGCAGCTAACCGCCAAAACCAGGCACCTCAGCAGCAAGTTCCTGACTTCGACGACGACATTCCCTTCTGACCGACCCGCCCATCCGGGCGTAAGCGCTGGCAATGAGAAAATACGCTGACAACCACCAATGCAAAACTGCTGCGGAGGCCGTCGAGTACGCCATCGCGCAGTTCGAAGGGTTGAAAGCAGGCAAGCCAGTCCGGCGTTTGGGCTGGCTTTACCTCGATACGCTCGACGAGATGGAGCGGCGGACGGAACTCGATCAGGAATCGAATAAATCAGGCGGTGACCCATGAACGGAGAGAAAGTGTACTGGGACGGCCGGCAGGTTACCTGCCGCTGCCCTGCTTATGATTTTCCGCACCGGTTCAGCGGCGGCCAATGCAACGGCTTCCATATGGCAAAGCACTGTTTCGACAATAGACTGAGCTGCGCCAGCTGTAACTGCCTTCACGCTGGCGGGTGCGACGTGGTCAACGAAACCGAAAGCCCCGCCGAGTGCCTCTACGTGCTCGACTTCTGCGCCGATTACCAAATCAAGTTACCCCACTGATTCATCAAAAAGATGATCGATCACTTAATTTCGCTCAAATAACGAACAGACCGTTACGGCCTGTATTTTCAGGAAATCATCAATGAAAATTTACATTGCCGGGCCGATGACAGGCTTGCCGCAGTTCAACCGACCAGCCTTCCTCCAAGCCGCACTTAATTTGTCATTCCAGAAACATACCCCGCTGAATCCGGCGATGCTACCGGATGGTATGACCGAAGCCGATTACATGGCTATCGGCTTAACCATGCTTCAGCGCGCCGATGCCATCTACCTACTGAACGGCTGGAAGTTCAGCGCAGGCGCCAGAGCTGAACACGCGCTGGCGATGAAATTGGGTTTACAGGTAATCGAGCAGAAGGAAGAACACTTGAGCGCAGGGAGGAAGGGGTGAAGATTGAAAAAACAAAAGACGGCGAAATCATCATTGGGCCAATTGATGATCAGCGGCTCACGCCCGGCCTATACCGTTCCAGAAGCGGTAGTACGCAGCAATTTGGCGATCGCATTGTTCGAGGCGGAAAGGTTATTCAGGAGTGCGATTTCTCACTGACTCCGCCCGAGAAGCACCTTTATGCTTTGGAAATTTCTGGTGTTTGGTTGTGGGTTAATGGCTGCGGTCACTGCAATGACAACGGCGATAAAATGTCTTATCAGGTTTGTGAAGAACATGACCGCTGCCAAGGCTGCAACAAAAAAAGAGCAGATTGCACCGGCATTCCACCGCGAAACGAGCATGACCATGGCGGCGGGATGTGGGGATCCCATGACGATTGTGGTGTCTGGGGTTGGACTTGTCATCCATGCCATGAGCGACAAGAGGCGATAACTCGCGAAGCTGCATTGTCCCGCATCGTTCCGGATGATGAATTCGATGAAAATGACTACGAGTACGAAGATGAGGCCAAGTGCCCTTACTGCAACGCAGAGGTATGCACTGACGAATCTTATGATGCAGACGGCGAAGAGCTGGAATGTGGTGAGTGCGGCCACGCGTTTACCCTTACCGCAAATCACAGCGTTACTTGGACAACATCACGTATCGCGCCGGTGAAGGAGCAACCTCATGACTGAGCCAACCAAAACTCACAGTGAGCTTTGTGTAATTGCGGAGCGTTTCCTCAGGAATAATGGTTTCAAGGTTGCGTTTCATGATCGGTTTATTGCTGGTGTTTCAACGGGAGAACAACCTGACGCAATCGGATTCCGCAATCTCTCCTCCTGTCTAATCGAGGCAAAGTGCTCTCGCGCTGATTTCCTCGCAGATAGGAAAAAACGGTTCCGAGTTAACCCTGAATTAGGCATGGGTGACTGGCGATTTTTCATCTGCGAACCGGGCCTGATCAGCATTGAGGAACTACCAGAAGGCTGGGGGCTGCTAAACGTAAAAAATGACCGTGTCTATAAAATTTGGGGCTGGCCGGGCAATGCGGTTTGGTTTTCGCGGAAACCGTTTCAGGCCAACAAGCAGGCTGAGTGCGATTACATGTACAGCGCGCTTCGCCGCCTGCAAATCCGTGGCCATTTACCAGAAGTCTATGCCGGATTGCCGGTGAAGGAGGCTGTATGACTGAGACAACCAAAATTAGCGTGCCGTTTGTTGTGCAGCTCCTGAAGAGTGACGACAGCAAAACATTAATGGCCAAAGGAGAGCACTCTAAAGAGGCAGTTATTGCCGCTGCGGTTGAGCAGGAAGAAATTGCCCCTGATGACGCAGAGAAATATGCAGCAGGTAAACATGAGGTTAATTGGTATCACACCACCCCGCGCGATGGCTATACAGCTTGGTATAGCCCGAGCAAAGAAGGGGTGCGCGGCTCTTTTAAAGCCACTGTCGTTTACATTTTATGGTGAGCAAAATGACTGAGAAAACTGATATCGAGGCGCTGCGGGATAAGCTCGAACTTGCGCTAAAGGATCTAACCGAGCGCCTGACCGATTGCCACCGGCTAAATTTCTGCATGGATGAGCTAAGCGCATTTACCGCTTTCTCCAGCACTGTTATTGACCAGCTAGAAGAAGAACGCCAGCAGCGAGAAGCGGCAGAAGCAGAACTCGCCGCGGTTCGGGGCCAGAAAGGCCAAATAGCTTTTCGCTACCGGTGGGTGGCAGATGAAGAACATGAAGCGTCACGATGGATGTACGAAGATAGGCCGGAAGAGTTTGATTCCATCATGAAGCTAGAAGGTGCGGAGTGGGAAGAGTTTCGCATTACGCCTGCGAGCAAGCTAACCATAAAGGAAGCTGTTTCTGCCTATATTTCTAAGTCCGCTGGCATCGTCGTTAAGGATGGTGAGTGATATGGCGAAATCAGCAGCAGAGCGCAAAGCCGCGCAGCGGGCGCGCCAGAGTGACGCCGGGGTGCAAAAGGTCGAGGTGGCGCTCGACCGACAAGAAGTCGATATGCTTCGCGAGAACTGCGCACTGCGCCGCCCGGCGCGGGAGCCATACGACATGGACGAGTACATCACCATGCTGATCCGCAAAGACAACGCCGAGTTAAAGGCGCAGCTCGCAGAGCAAGCGAAGCGCAGTTGCAAGAAGTGCGGCGACGCGTTGCCCGGCGATAAACAGGGCTGCGCATTCGTCGGCGAGGGTGCGTGCTGGCAGACGATGGGCTGGCATGAGACAAAACTAACAGCGTGACATGTCACGCAGACATCAGCGAAAAGAAATGACCGCCTTCGAGCGGTTTTTTTTTCGCCCGGAGAAAGTCATGCGACACATCATTCGCGGACAGCCGACGCCAGCAGAACGGCGCGCAGCTCAGGCAGCCTTGCACTGCCACCAGCAGAAATATGGTGAATATGCCCGGCGCAAGAACAGCGAAACCTATCGCGTGGAAGTCGATCACCAAATCATTTCAGTCGAGGTGATGAACCGTAAAGCGTCATACGTGGCTACGGTCATGAATCACCATCGCTCACTATCAAAAATATGCGGGGTACCGGCCTGATGTATCAACTCATTTATGCAGACCCGCCGTGGCGCTATGACAACGCGATCAGCAACGGTGCGGCGGGGAATCATTACAGCACCATGACCTTAACCGACTTAATGCGGCTGCCGATCTGGTCCATCGCTGCCGAAAATGCCGTGCTGGCAATGTGGTACACCGGCACCCACAACGCCGAGGCGGTAAAGCTAGCTGAAGCATGGGGCTTTCAGGTCCGCACTATGAAGGGATTCACTTGGGTGAAGCTAAATCAACTGGCGGAGCAGCATATCAATAAAGCGCTGGCCGCCGGACAGGTCGAAGATTTTTATGACTTCCTAGAGCTGCTGAATACCCAAACGCGCATGAACGGCGGGAACTACACCCGCGCCAACAGCGAGGATCTGCTGATTGCCGTGCGCGGCACGGGATTGGAGCGTGCCAGCGCCAGCGTCAAGCAAGCCTTTTACTCTCCCCTCAGCGAGCATAGCGAAAAACCTGCTGAGGTGCGTTTTCGTCTTGAGCAACTGTATGGCGACGTGGCCCGCATTGAGCTGTTCAGCCGCGGCGATGCGCCGGGCTGGCACCACTGGGGCAACGAATGCCCATTCCCCGACGTGGAGCTGATACCAGCAAGCTCTCGGCCCCTGCCAAACTCTCGCATTTCGTTGGTTAAGGCGCAGGCCGGACATTATCAGGCTGTACAGTCCGGCACACTACGACAAGTCCAGCAGCACCAAATCGACCCTGATATTTTACCGGAAACGACAAACAACGTTTGGCCTGCCGAGGTCCATCAGCTATTTGACCAAGTTACCGAGTCCTCAAGTCTTGACGCGCACCTACAGAACAAGCTGCGCCACCACATCAACCGTTTAAAAATCGATGGCCTATCAATGGCCCAAATCGTTCAAACCGCTGGAACGCTGGCGCGCGCAATGGGAGCGAGATCATGAGAGAAATCATCGTAGATAATTTTGCCGGGGGCGGTGGTGCCAGCACCGGCATTGAAATGGCAATTGGCCGAAGTGTAGATATAGCGATTAATCACGACGAAAACGCAATCGCGATGCACAGCACCAATCACCCTGAAACGTTGCATTACTGCGAATCGGTGTTCGATGTTGATCCGGTTGCAGCGACTGCCGGCCGCCCAGTTGGTTTAGCCTGGTTCAGCCCAGACTGCCGACATTTCAGCAAGGCCAAGGGCAGCGCCCCGGTTAAGAAGGAAATTCGCGGTCTGGCTTGGGTTGTTATTTGCTGGGCCTTGGCTAAGCGTCCACGCGTCATGATGCTGGAGAACGTCGAAGAGTTTAAAACTTGGGGGCCGTTGCTTACAGACGAAAATGGCATGAATCACCCTGACCGATCACGTTCTGGCGAAACTTTTGCTGCATTCATCGCAATGCTAACCAGCGGCGTCGAAGCAGGTCACCCCGCCTTAGAAGAGTGCTGCGAGGTATTGGGGATCAGCACCGATAGTGATGATGCCCGCCGCCTGATTGCTGGCTTAGGTTATGTTGTTGACCACCGCGAACTGCGCGCATGCGATTACGGCGCCCCGACAATCCGCCGCCGTTTCTTCATGGTGATGCGTTGCGATGGTGTGCCAGTTGTCTGGCCGGATGCCAGCCACGCGGATCCGAAGTCGCTGGACGTCCAAAGCGGCAAGTTAGCGCCGTGGCGCACAGCTGCTGAATGCATCGACTGGTCAATCCCATGTCCGAGCATTTTCGAACGTAAGCGGCCGCTGGCAGAGAATACTCTCAAGCGCATTGCGCGGGGCATTCAGCGTTTCGTTATCGACAACGCCACGCCGTTCATCGTGAAGTGCAACCACACCAGCAGCAAGACGTCCTATGACTGCTTCCGTGGACAGCCGTTAGACGAGCCACTACAAACCATCACCAAGAAACACGGTTACGCAGTAGTTACACCACACATCACCAAGTTCCGCACCGGCGCGACTGGGCAGGAATGTGATGAACCGCTGCCAACGATCACGGCTGGCACGTCGGAAAGACCAGGCGGGAATGGTCACGCGTTGGGAATGGTTGAAACGACGCTATCACCTTTCATTGCTGGTGCAGGCGGATCCGAGTATCAGGGCAAGCCGCGTGCCGCTGACGTTCCACTTCACACTGTGATGAAAGAATCACATTCTGCCTTAATCACCCCAACCTTAGTGCAGATGGGTTATGGCGAACGTGAAGGACAGGCACCTCGCGCGCTAGATATTGAAAAGCCAGTTGGCACGGTGACAGCTGGCGGCAACAAATTTGCTGTAGTAGCGCCAGTTATTGCCCGCATCGGACAGACCGGATTTGGCGGCGACCGCATGGCTTATGACGTATGCAAGCCGCTGACCACCGTAACCAGCAAAATTGAGCACCTTCTTGTTGCGCCAGTGATTACGCGGCAATTCGGGAACAGCGTAGGCCATGCTGCCGATGAGCCTAACGGGACAATTACG
This window contains:
- the exoX gene encoding exodeoxyribonuclease X; the protein is MTTFRVIDTETTSLEGEVVEIASVDIVNGQICNPLSDFVKPSERISFEAMALHHITEKMVADAPPLSAVIDKYLGADIYVAHNAAFDREMLPMIMAPWVCTLKLARKLWPEEPSHDNQYLRYRFGLEPDVPEGLYAHRALYDCYVTATTLLYMNSLAKWKISEMRDITNSPSLLHIMKFGKYKNKTFADIAAKDSSYFRWCLSNLELNEDQQFTMRHHMGAMF
- a CDS encoding AAA family ATPase, encoding MGTPVLILGDSGAGKSYSLRNFDPEECLLIQCIPKLLPFRSKGWRINGQPDSDGVPQRGNVFRTDDWNDVQDKIQRMVLSKTRKVLIIDDFQVVMQHENMMRAYQTGYTKFTEMADHVWRIITAATQLPDDVRVYFLAHTEESEGKIRMKTAGKMLNEKLTPEGYFSIVLRAIKKDGKHVFLIKGDDNDTAKAPPDLFPDLSEMDNDLKAVDVAICDFMSDSLGATI
- a CDS encoding DUF4406 domain-containing protein, producing MKIYIAGPMTGLPQFNRPAFLQAALNLSFQKHTPLNPAMLPDGMTEADYMAIGLTMLQRADAIYLLNGWKFSAGARAEHALAMKLGLQVIEQKEEHLSAGRKG
- a CDS encoding DUF4060 family protein; protein product: MRHIIRGQPTPAERRAAQAALHCHQQKYGEYARRKNSETYRVEVDHQIISVEVMNRKASYVATVMNHHRSLSKICGVPA
- a CDS encoding MT-A70 family methyltransferase, with amino-acid sequence MYQLIYADPPWRYDNAISNGAAGNHYSTMTLTDLMRLPIWSIAAENAVLAMWYTGTHNAEAVKLAEAWGFQVRTMKGFTWVKLNQLAEQHINKALAAGQVEDFYDFLELLNTQTRMNGGNYTRANSEDLLIAVRGTGLERASASVKQAFYSPLSEHSEKPAEVRFRLEQLYGDVARIELFSRGDAPGWHHWGNECPFPDVELIPASSRPLPNSRISLVKAQAGHYQAVQSGTLRQVQQHQIDPDILPETTNNVWPAEVHQLFDQVTESSSLDAHLQNKLRHHINRLKIDGLSMAQIVQTAGTLARAMGARS
- a CDS encoding DNA cytosine methyltransferase, with amino-acid sequence MREIIVDNFAGGGGASTGIEMAIGRSVDIAINHDENAIAMHSTNHPETLHYCESVFDVDPVAATAGRPVGLAWFSPDCRHFSKAKGSAPVKKEIRGLAWVVICWALAKRPRVMMLENVEEFKTWGPLLTDENGMNHPDRSRSGETFAAFIAMLTSGVEAGHPALEECCEVLGISTDSDDARRLIAGLGYVVDHRELRACDYGAPTIRRRFFMVMRCDGVPVVWPDASHADPKSLDVQSGKLAPWRTAAECIDWSIPCPSIFERKRPLAENTLKRIARGIQRFVIDNATPFIVKCNHTSSKTSYDCFRGQPLDEPLQTITKKHGYAVVTPHITKFRTGATGQECDEPLPTITAGTSERPGGNGHALGMVETTLSPFIAGAGGSEYQGKPRAADVPLHTVMKESHSALITPTLVQMGYGEREGQAPRALDIEKPVGTVTAGGNKFAVVAPVIARIGQTGFGGDRMAYDVCKPLTTVTSKIEHLLVAPVITRQFGNSVGHAADEPNGTITAGGGGKSQLCAAFLAKHFGGNYTGPGVELNTPARSVTTVDHHALVTSNLIKLRGTCKDGQPVTEPAPTITAGGLHIGEVRAFLLKYYGNEKQGVGLDESLHTVTTNDRFGLVTVEGVDYQIVDIGMRMLQPHELYAAQGFPSWYVIDQDYRGTKYAKDKQVARCGNAVPPPFAEALVRANLPEMCAGAKEVAA